The following coding sequences lie in one Chelonoidis abingdonii isolate Lonesome George unplaced genomic scaffold, CheloAbing_2.0 scaffold0969, whole genome shotgun sequence genomic window:
- the LOC116835547 gene encoding RING finger protein 145-like — MIEIADPIVLALGASQNRSPWKHFRSLSLCLFLLVFPCFMAYKIARFFHMDFWLLILVSSCMLTSLQVMGTLFVYALFMIELLQDAPLEKTDEIIYYVNAVSRVLEFLVAVCVVAYGTWESIFGEWSWMGASVIIIHSYFNVWLRAQSGWKSFLLRNWRLDLRTPILFQLEQRCLSQLPTNPSSSAGQEMTMAVITDCGHFFHTGCLRKWLYVQDTCPMCHQPVKPSATEGLQPNGGERAEPEPEPVPEEGPPEDADAEAAGRTRTLGPSRAGESGEPSWQEQENPALAEPSRAAEGREPSWQEQENPALAEPSRAAEGGEPSWQEQENPALAAPRRAGLLPEAVHSREDEPMDPAGSRTPPPVSRGCTP, encoded by the exons ATGATCGAGATAgctgaccccattgtgctggcacTGGGGGCTTCGCAGAACAG GAGCCCTTGGAAGCACTTCCGCAGCCTCAGCCTGTGCCTCTTCCTGCTGGTTTTCCCCTGTTTCATGGCATACAAGATCGCTCGCTTCTTCCACATGGACTTCTGGCTGCTGATCCTGGTCTCCAGCTGCATGCTCACCTCTCTGCAG GTGATGGGCACCCTCTTCGTCTACGCGCTCTTCATGATCGAGCTGCTCCAGGATGCGCCCCTGGAGAAGACGGACGAGATCATTTACTACGTCAACGCGGTGAGCCGGGTGCTGGAGTTTCTGGTGGCTGTCTGTGTGGTGGCCTACGGCACCTGGGAGTCCATCTTCGGCGAGTGGAGCTGGATGGGCGCCTCCGTCATCATCATCCACTCCTACTTCAACGTGTGGCTGCGGGCCCAGTCGGGCTGGAAGAGCTTCCTGCTCC GTAACTGGAGACTGGATCTTCGTACTCCCATCCTGTTCCAGCTGGAACAGCGGTGTCTGTCCCAGCTCCCCACTAACCCTTCTTCCTCTGCCGGGCAGGAGATGACCATGGCCGTGATCACCGACTGCGGCCACTTCTTCCACACGGGCTGCCTCCGCAAGTGGCTGTACGTGCAGGACACCTGCCCCATGTGCCACCAGCCAGTGAAGCCTTCGGCCACCGAGGGGCTGCAGCCAAATGGGGGAGAGCGGGCGGAGCCAGAGCCCGAGCCTGTCCCAGAGGAGGGGCCACCTGAGGATGCAGATGCTGAGGCTGCGGGAAGGACAAGGACGCTGggccccagcagggctggtgagagcggggagcccagctggcaggagcaggagAACCCAGCACTGGCAGAACCCAGCAGGGCCGCTgagggcagggagcccagctggcaggagcaggagAACCCAGCActggcagagcccagcagggCCGCTGAGGGCGGGGAGCCCAGCTGGCAAGAGCAGGAGAACCCAGCACTGGCAGCGCCCAGGAGGGCCGGGCTGCTCCCAGAAGCTGTGCACAGCAGAGAGGACGAGCCCATGgacccagctgggagcaggactcccCCGCCAGTGTCTCGGGGCTGCACTCCATAG